A genome region from Acinetobacter lwoffii includes the following:
- the purT gene encoding formate-dependent phosphoribosylglycinamide formyltransferase, protein MIHMSVTIGTPLQSSAYKVLLLGSGELGKEVVISLQRLGVEVHAADRYDHAPAMQVAHYSYTLNMADAVELKQLINQIQPHLIVPEIEAIATEVLLEIEAQNIATVIPSAKAVNLTMNREGIRRLAAEELGLPTSAYRFADSLESFRAACDDVGYPNFVKPVMSSSGKGQSRVTRFDEVDAAWEYAQTGGRVNQGTVIVESQIDFDFEITLLTVRAKNPETGEIETSYCDPIGHRQDSGDYVESWQPQPMTPAALEESKRIANKVTTALGGCGIFGVELFVKGDKVWFSEVSPRPHDTGLVTLASQFQSEFELHARAILGLPVNTARHSVAASAVIYAGVDDRNLSFSGLNLALADGNTDLRLFGKPEGFKRRRMGVATARAENIEQARELALQVANQVSVNQN, encoded by the coding sequence ATGATCCACATGAGCGTGACTATTGGTACTCCCCTTCAATCTTCTGCCTATAAAGTTCTATTATTGGGTTCTGGTGAACTGGGCAAGGAAGTGGTGATTTCACTACAACGCCTTGGAGTCGAAGTTCATGCTGCTGACCGTTATGATCATGCCCCTGCCATGCAGGTTGCGCATTATTCCTATACCTTGAATATGGCAGATGCTGTAGAACTCAAACAACTCATCAATCAAATCCAGCCACATTTAATTGTTCCTGAAATTGAAGCGATTGCGACCGAAGTTCTGCTTGAAATAGAAGCCCAGAACATTGCTACGGTGATTCCTTCTGCTAAAGCCGTCAATCTGACCATGAACCGTGAAGGTATTCGTCGTCTGGCTGCGGAAGAACTCGGTCTGCCAACTTCAGCTTACCGTTTTGCCGACAGTTTAGAATCCTTCCGCGCGGCCTGTGACGATGTCGGCTATCCAAACTTTGTGAAACCGGTGATGTCATCTTCAGGCAAAGGTCAGTCTCGTGTTACCCGTTTTGATGAAGTCGATGCTGCCTGGGAATATGCGCAAACCGGTGGCCGGGTCAATCAGGGTACTGTGATTGTAGAATCACAAATTGACTTTGATTTTGAAATTACCTTATTGACTGTTCGTGCAAAAAATCCAGAAACCGGCGAAATCGAAACGTCTTATTGCGACCCGATCGGACATCGTCAGGACTCAGGTGATTATGTGGAAAGCTGGCAGCCTCAACCGATGACTCCAGCCGCGCTGGAAGAATCCAAGCGTATTGCCAACAAGGTCACTACAGCACTTGGTGGCTGCGGAATCTTTGGAGTGGAACTCTTTGTAAAAGGCGACAAAGTATGGTTTAGTGAGGTTTCCCCACGTCCACACGATACTGGACTGGTGACTTTAGCCTCCCAATTTCAAAGTGAATTTGAGCTGCATGCACGTGCTATTTTAGGCTTGCCGGTGAATACTGCACGACATAGTGTGGCTGCCAGCGCGGTGATTTATGCTGGAGTAGATGACCGCAATCTTTCATTTTCTGGCCTGAATCTTGCTTTAGCAGACGGCAATACCGATTTACGCCTGTTTGGCAAACCTGAAGGTTTTAAACGTCGTCGTATGGGCGTTGCCACAGCACGTGCGGAAAACATTGAACAGGCACGTGAACTGGCCCTACAGGTCGCAAACCAAGTTAGCGTCAACCAAAACTAA
- the ygaH gene encoding L-valine transporter subunit YgaH has protein sequence MNLEIILVGILVGIANFASRFGPFFVIQKFQQGSQKRGALWLKIALGSIGIAAISSMLVVATLPPLLETPNKSFAMLVGFIVLTVLYFKVKRIVMATLTAALTYGLVYTYVAVPF, from the coding sequence ATGAATCTAGAGATTATTCTGGTCGGGATTTTAGTCGGGATTGCCAATTTTGCCTCGCGCTTTGGTCCTTTTTTTGTCATTCAAAAATTTCAGCAAGGTTCGCAAAAACGCGGAGCGTTGTGGCTTAAAATTGCCTTGGGTTCAATCGGTATTGCTGCGATCAGCTCTATGCTGGTGGTTGCTACCCTGCCGCCTTTATTAGAAACGCCGAATAAAAGTTTTGCGATGCTGGTTGGCTTTATTGTGCTCACGGTTTTGTACTTTAAGGTTAAACGTATCGTGATGGCGACCCTAACTGCAGCACTAACCTATGGGTTGGTTTACACCTATGTTGCAGTACCCTTTTAA
- a CDS encoding AzlC family ABC transporter permease codes for MSEPNQLATQPAGFWQGAKDSQAIIFTYLPVSFAFGVSATQFGFTAWEALFLSCSMYAGASQFLVVALLGSGTSIWMTALTVIALDIRHLLYGPALQNLIQDRLNLKKTAIWSWGLTDEVFASGMIKLSQRRQEWSESWMLGLSLFSWMSWALGSFLGGLFADQVSNLPQFLQAALDFLLPALFLSFLLAAFEKKHTFVVAVTILVSAIACYFIDLSAAIFIGISSGIFAGLFKHYILKQPDPEHAGDQA; via the coding sequence GTGTCTGAACCGAATCAACTCGCTACGCAACCTGCTGGCTTCTGGCAAGGTGCAAAAGATAGCCAAGCGATTATCTTCACTTATTTACCAGTGTCGTTTGCTTTTGGTGTTTCAGCCACTCAGTTTGGCTTTACCGCCTGGGAAGCACTGTTCCTGTCCTGCTCGATGTATGCAGGTGCCAGCCAGTTCCTGGTGGTCGCTCTCTTAGGTAGTGGAACATCTATCTGGATGACGGCATTAACCGTGATTGCCTTAGACATTCGTCATCTGCTTTATGGCCCTGCGTTACAAAATCTGATTCAAGACCGGCTGAATTTAAAGAAAACGGCAATCTGGTCTTGGGGTTTGACCGATGAAGTTTTTGCCTCCGGCATGATCAAGCTCTCGCAACGGCGACAGGAATGGTCAGAATCCTGGATGCTCGGTTTAAGCCTGTTTAGCTGGATGTCCTGGGCACTCGGATCTTTCCTCGGTGGATTGTTTGCCGATCAGGTCAGCAACCTGCCGCAATTCTTACAGGCTGCGCTGGATTTCTTGTTACCTGCGCTGTTCCTGAGCTTCTTGTTAGCCGCTTTTGAGAAAAAACATACTTTTGTTGTAGCTGTCACAATTCTGGTGTCTGCGATTGCCTGTTATTTTATCGACCTGTCTGCCGCGATCTTTATCGGTATAAGTTCTGGTATTTTCGCAGGCCTGTTTAAGCACTATATTTTGAAGCAGCCAGATCCTGAACACGCAGGAGATCAAGCATGA
- a CDS encoding superoxide dismutase: MSYTLPVLPYAYDALEPHIDSKTMEIHHSKHHQTYINNINAGIAGTEWEDLSVEALISKFNEVPEQLRQNVINNAGGHANHSLFWTVMSPDGGGHPKAEIAKAIEHELGGFEAFKEAFTQAALSRFGSGWAWLSMTPDQTLIVESSANQDSPLMHRNIPLLGLDVWEHAYYLQYQNRRPEYISAFFNVVNWKEVNRRYLEALNAL, translated from the coding sequence ATGAGCTACACCTTGCCTGTACTGCCTTATGCTTATGATGCGCTAGAGCCTCATATCGATAGCAAGACTATGGAAATTCATCATAGCAAGCATCATCAAACTTATATCAATAATATCAATGCAGGAATCGCGGGTACAGAGTGGGAAGATTTATCAGTCGAAGCCTTAATTAGCAAATTCAATGAAGTGCCCGAGCAACTCAGACAGAACGTGATTAATAATGCTGGTGGACATGCCAATCATTCCCTGTTCTGGACAGTGATGAGTCCAGACGGCGGTGGTCATCCCAAAGCTGAAATTGCCAAGGCCATTGAACATGAATTAGGAGGATTTGAGGCATTTAAAGAAGCATTTACCCAGGCAGCGCTTAGCCGTTTTGGTAGTGGGTGGGCCTGGTTAAGTATGACGCCAGATCAAACGCTTATTGTAGAAAGTAGCGCCAATCAGGATTCTCCGCTGATGCATCGCAATATTCCCCTTTTAGGTCTGGATGTCTGGGAACATGCCTATTATTTACAGTATCAAAACCGTCGTCCGGAATATATCTCAGCTTTTTTCAATGTCGTGAACTGGAAAGAAGTAAATCGTCGTTATCTGGAAGCGTTAAACGCACTTTAA
- the ychF gene encoding redox-regulated ATPase YchF: MGFNCGIVGLPNVGKSTLFNALTKAAIAAENFPFCTIEPNTGIVPVPDPRLDKLTAIVKPQRVIPTSMEFVDIAGLVAGASKGEGLGNQFLANIRETDAIAHVVRCFEDENVIHVNGRIDPLDDIATINTELALADLDAVAKAITRLTKSAKGGDKEALATKAVLEKIQPLLDEGKPARAADLDDDERKLVRGFGLMTLKPTMYIANVAEDGFENNPHLDAVRKLAAEENAIVVPLCNQIEAEISLLEDEDRAEFLEAMGMEEPGLNVVIRAGYSLLGLQTYFTAGVQEVRAWTVKVGATAPQAAGVIHTDFEKGFIRAECIAYDDFVQYNGEAGAKEAGKWRLEGKTYIVQDGDVLHFRFNV, encoded by the coding sequence ATGGGTTTTAATTGCGGTATTGTCGGCTTGCCGAACGTTGGTAAATCTACACTTTTCAATGCCTTAACCAAAGCTGCTATTGCTGCAGAAAACTTCCCTTTCTGTACGATCGAACCAAACACCGGAATTGTACCTGTTCCTGATCCACGTTTAGACAAATTGACTGCAATTGTTAAACCGCAACGTGTTATTCCGACTTCTATGGAGTTTGTAGACATCGCAGGTCTGGTAGCAGGTGCTTCTAAGGGTGAAGGCTTGGGTAACCAGTTCCTGGCCAACATTCGTGAAACTGATGCAATTGCTCACGTTGTGCGTTGTTTTGAAGATGAAAACGTGATTCATGTGAATGGTCGTATTGATCCACTAGATGACATTGCTACGATTAATACCGAACTTGCGCTTGCAGACTTGGATGCTGTAGCCAAAGCGATTACGCGTTTGACTAAATCTGCTAAGGGTGGCGACAAAGAAGCGCTAGCTACTAAAGCAGTTCTGGAAAAAATCCAGCCTTTACTGGATGAAGGTAAACCGGCTCGCGCAGCGGACCTAGATGATGACGAACGCAAGCTGGTTCGTGGCTTTGGTTTAATGACGCTTAAACCAACGATGTACATTGCTAACGTTGCTGAAGACGGTTTTGAAAACAACCCGCATTTAGATGCAGTGCGAAAATTGGCCGCTGAAGAAAATGCGATTGTGGTTCCACTTTGCAACCAGATTGAAGCTGAAATTTCATTGCTTGAAGATGAAGACCGTGCTGAATTCCTTGAAGCAATGGGCATGGAAGAACCGGGTTTAAACGTTGTAATTCGTGCAGGTTATTCATTACTGGGCCTACAAACTTACTTCACCGCGGGTGTACAAGAAGTTCGTGCCTGGACCGTAAAAGTTGGCGCAACTGCACCACAGGCAGCAGGCGTGATTCATACCGACTTTGAAAAAGGCTTTATCCGTGCAGAATGTATCGCTTATGATGATTTCGTGCAGTACAACGGCGAAGCCGGTGCGAAAGAAGCAGGCAAATGGCGTCTAGAAGGTAAAACTTACATCGTTCAGGATGGCGATGTTTTACACTTCCGTTTTAACGTTTAA
- a CDS encoding glutathione S-transferase family protein codes for MRTLYQFPLSHFCEKARWMLDHKELYYVAHNLIPGVHRAFARLKTGQNRLPILRDQDRWIADSTQIALYLDDTYPEHRLLHAEGYFRNKALEINEITLELGRHVRRWMLSQALTSDHESLDILIGEQGYLRQFEKFSKPLLKAMVAKGYALNEETVAESKQHIDVAVQQLNQMLVSQGGHYFVGNRLGLADIAVCSMLAPLLAIPGTPWEKENFETLSEEYRDYQQYLNELPLGEYICRIYRTERNARVDWRGI; via the coding sequence ATGCGAACTTTATACCAGTTTCCTTTATCTCACTTTTGCGAAAAAGCACGTTGGATGCTGGACCATAAAGAGCTGTACTATGTTGCTCACAATCTGATACCCGGGGTACACCGCGCTTTTGCCCGCCTGAAAACAGGCCAGAATCGTCTGCCTATTTTGCGTGATCAGGATCGATGGATCGCAGATTCCACCCAGATTGCTCTGTATTTGGATGATACTTATCCAGAACATCGTTTACTGCACGCAGAAGGGTATTTTCGAAATAAAGCTTTAGAAATTAATGAAATTACTTTGGAATTGGGTCGTCATGTCCGTCGCTGGATGCTCTCTCAAGCACTGACTTCTGATCATGAATCTCTGGATATTTTAATTGGTGAGCAGGGCTATCTGCGCCAGTTTGAAAAATTTTCTAAACCTTTATTGAAAGCGATGGTGGCCAAGGGTTATGCATTGAATGAGGAAACCGTGGCGGAATCTAAACAACACATCGATGTTGCTGTACAGCAGCTCAATCAGATGCTGGTCAGCCAAGGTGGGCATTATTTTGTCGGAAATCGTTTAGGTCTGGCGGATATTGCAGTCTGTTCCATGTTGGCACCGCTTTTGGCGATTCCAGGTACGCCGTGGGAAAAAGAAAATTTTGAAACCTTGTCCGAAGAATATCGTGACTATCAGCAGTATTTGAATGAGCTACCACTGGGTGAATATATTTGTCGTATTTACCGAACCGAACGCAATGCACGGGTAGACTGGCGTGGTATATAA